The following proteins are encoded in a genomic region of Glycine max cultivar Williams 82 chromosome 18, Glycine_max_v4.0, whole genome shotgun sequence:
- the LOC100796503 gene encoding uncharacterized protein isoform X2 translates to MESKQEASSVILNLMGLDKVPTQHPVRDKQKVLSENYLQKVASIGVRKKRSSYQHHSSGMNTNEKDESEDVLKVVKALRRGKQHNPSKGNGKENPSSCKNSHFPDGLLQEMFYPKSMKPYPEMRERKKISYHMNSDKQSSRPLSKVSEEISMPSGNVANGVLGTASSSFFRGNEAFSNDNMLKPASNISVNEIQCNSPFLCSDTRTNTLAQGDATEKLQELGRCGQDCIHNQLPMISEHGNRAGNLNRRSGYSYDKIIRNIRFKAGVNYSFSRRVAIPLCTASVIADNCGTMNQDILFQRYWGLRKNASANRLSWKSKNQNVNQKECLEDVNLSPGHEKFPSLSSYFNSNHTEENSTGHTSEKRRYGSNLSDKVTMPPQLSSSSPSSALIDCQILQERCSANDEVRNKTYEDSSMSKQHVVSPDSSVEFLASDATNEVVGRSHNNPTKRQYKSAAFILSQEIDSLSHTYASKKQDTSDFQEDSVHSLCSEADPDSIGSFEEAYEPSPISVLDPLFGEDSSKCGNHVYDSSEVDDEEYGLNVSSDEDCENESVGDSEEKKDVAGLFRAEESRDFSYIVEVLTEAGISNRSLFTDFSTWHSAECPISPSVFKILEKKFGEQQLWKRSERKLLFDCINLGLLEILQPYLYIPVWEKPMSRRLNTEPSQDMIEEEMWGLLVAQEKKASKGLADSMLEGEIRWIELVEDVEDIVREIVKLLIEELTNEIVSLENF, encoded by the exons ATGGAGTCCAAACAAGAAGCATCAAGTGTTATTTTAAACTTGATGGGTCTTGATAAAGTACCTACCCAACATCCCGTTAGAGATAAACAGAAAGTGCTCTCTGAGAATTACCTGCAGAAAGTTGCCTCTATTGGTGTCAGAAAGAAGCGTTCATCTTATCAGCATCATTCCTCTGGAATGAATActaatgaaaaggatgaatcgGAGGATGTTTTGAAAGTGGTTAAAGCACTAAGGCGAGGTAAGCAACATAACCCATCAAAGGGAAATGGGAAAGAGAATCCTAGTTCTTGCAAAAATTCTCATTTCCCTGATGGGCTGCTCCAAGAGATGTTTTATCCTAAAAGCATGAAACCATATCCTGAAATgagggagagaaagaaaatatcatATCACATGAATTCTGATAAGCAGAGTTCAAGGCCTTTGAGTAAAGTTTCAGAGGAGATTTCTATGCCATCGGGAAATGTTGCAAATGGAGTTTTAGGTACTGCTTCAAGTTCGTTTTTCAGAGGGAATGAAGCATTTTCCAATGATAATATGCTGAAGCCTGCTTCAAATATTTCAGTTAATGAGATCCAATGCAATTCCCCTTTCCTCTGTTCTGATACCAGGACCAACACTTTGGCACAGGGGGATGCGACTgaaaaattgcaagaacttgGACGGTGTGGTCAAGACTGTATACATAACCAGTTGCCTATGATTTCTGAACATGGAAATAGAGCAGGAAATTTGAATCGTCGAAGTGGTTATAgctatgataaaattataaggaaCATTAGATTCAAGGCTGGTGTTAACTATAGCTTTTCCAGAAGAGTGGCAATACCTCTTTGTACAGCTTCAGTTATTGCTGATAACTGTGGAACTATGAATCAGGATATCTTGTTTCAGAGATATTGGGGTTTGAGAAAGAATGCATCTGCAAATCGATTATCATGGAAGTCAAAGAATCAAAATGTTAACCAGAAAGAATGTTTGGAAGATGTGAACCTCAGTCCTGGCCATGAGAAATTCCCTTCTCTTTCCTCTTATTTCAATAGTAATCACACTGAAGAGAATTCTACAGGCCATACATCAGAGAAGAGACGTTATGGGAGCAATTTGTCTGATAAGGTAACTATGCCTCCTCAATTGTCAAGTTCTAGTCCTTCTTCCGCCTTGATAGACTGTCAGATCTTGCAAGAGAGATGCTCAGCAAATGATGAAGTGAGGAACAAAACATATGAAGACAGCAGTATGTCTAAGCAACATGTTGTGTCTCCTGATTCATCAGTTGAATTCTTGGCATCTGATGCAACAAATGAGGTTGTTGGCAGGTCACATAATAATCCAACCAAGCGTCAATATAAGTCAGCAGCCTTCATTTTGTCACAAGAAATTGATTCTCTGAGTCACACATATGCTTCAAAGAaacag GATACATCAGACTTTCAAGAAGATTCCGTTCATTCACTTTGCTCTGAGGCTGACCCAGATTCCATAGGTAGCTTTGAGGAGGCATACGAACCTAGTCCAATTTCAGTTTTGGATCCCTTATTTGGTGAAGACAGCTCTAAATGTGGCAATCATGTATATG ATTCCTCTGAAGTGGATGATGAAGAATATGGTTTGAATGTTTCAAGTGATGAAGATTGTGAGAATGAATCTGTAGGTGACTccgaagaaaagaaagatgtaGCAGGATTATTTAGAGCTGAAGAAAGTAGGGATTTCTCGTATATTGTTGAGGTCTTAACCGAGGCAGGTATAAGTAATAGGAGCTTGTTTACAGACTTTTCAACATGGCACTCTGCAGAATGTCCTATTAGCCCTTCTGTCTTCAAAATCCTGGAAAAAAAATTTGGCGAGCAGCAACTTTGGAAGAGATCTGAAAGGAAACTTCTCTTTGATTGCATTAACCTAGGGCTGCTGGAGATTCTGCAGCCATATTTGTACATCCCAGTGTGGGAAAAGCCCATGTCAAGAAGGTTGAATACTGAACCAAGCCAGGACATGATTGAGGAGGAGATGTGGGGGTTGCTTGTTGCACAGGAAAAGAAAGCTAGTAAAGGGTTAGCAGACAGTATGCTCGAAGGGGAGATTAGGTGGATAGAACTAGTTGAAGATGTTGAAGATATTGTTAGAGAGATAGTGAAGTTGTTAATAGAGGAGCTCACAAACGAGATAGTTAGCTTGGagaatttttga
- the LOC100796503 gene encoding uncharacterized protein isoform X1 has translation MESKQEASSVILNLMGLDKVPTQHPVRDKQKVLSENYLQKVASIGVRKKRSSYQHHSSGMNTNEKDESEDVLKVVKALRRGKQHNPSKGNGKENPSSCKNSHFPDGLLQEMFYPKSMKPYPEMRERKKISYHMNSDKQSSRPLSKVSEEISMPSGNVANGVLGTASSSFFRGNEAFSNDNMLKPASNISVNEIQCNSPFLCSDTRTNTLAQGDATEKLQELGRCGQDCIHNQLPMISEHGNRAGNLNRRSGYSYDKIIRNIRFKAGVNYSFSRRVAIPLCTASVIADNCGTMNQDILFQRYWGLRKNASANRLSWKSKNQNVNQKECLEDVNLSPGHEKFPSLSSYFNSNHTEENSTGHTSEKRRYGSNLSDKVTMPPQLSSSSPSSALIDCQILQERCSANDEVRNKTYEDSSMSKQHVVSPDSSVEFLASDATNEVVGRSHNNPTKRQYKSAAFILSQEIDSLSHTYASKKQLQDTSDFQEDSVHSLCSEADPDSIGSFEEAYEPSPISVLDPLFGEDSSKCGNHVYDSSEVDDEEYGLNVSSDEDCENESVGDSEEKKDVAGLFRAEESRDFSYIVEVLTEAGISNRSLFTDFSTWHSAECPISPSVFKILEKKFGEQQLWKRSERKLLFDCINLGLLEILQPYLYIPVWEKPMSRRLNTEPSQDMIEEEMWGLLVAQEKKASKGLADSMLEGEIRWIELVEDVEDIVREIVKLLIEELTNEIVSLENF, from the exons ATGGAGTCCAAACAAGAAGCATCAAGTGTTATTTTAAACTTGATGGGTCTTGATAAAGTACCTACCCAACATCCCGTTAGAGATAAACAGAAAGTGCTCTCTGAGAATTACCTGCAGAAAGTTGCCTCTATTGGTGTCAGAAAGAAGCGTTCATCTTATCAGCATCATTCCTCTGGAATGAATActaatgaaaaggatgaatcgGAGGATGTTTTGAAAGTGGTTAAAGCACTAAGGCGAGGTAAGCAACATAACCCATCAAAGGGAAATGGGAAAGAGAATCCTAGTTCTTGCAAAAATTCTCATTTCCCTGATGGGCTGCTCCAAGAGATGTTTTATCCTAAAAGCATGAAACCATATCCTGAAATgagggagagaaagaaaatatcatATCACATGAATTCTGATAAGCAGAGTTCAAGGCCTTTGAGTAAAGTTTCAGAGGAGATTTCTATGCCATCGGGAAATGTTGCAAATGGAGTTTTAGGTACTGCTTCAAGTTCGTTTTTCAGAGGGAATGAAGCATTTTCCAATGATAATATGCTGAAGCCTGCTTCAAATATTTCAGTTAATGAGATCCAATGCAATTCCCCTTTCCTCTGTTCTGATACCAGGACCAACACTTTGGCACAGGGGGATGCGACTgaaaaattgcaagaacttgGACGGTGTGGTCAAGACTGTATACATAACCAGTTGCCTATGATTTCTGAACATGGAAATAGAGCAGGAAATTTGAATCGTCGAAGTGGTTATAgctatgataaaattataaggaaCATTAGATTCAAGGCTGGTGTTAACTATAGCTTTTCCAGAAGAGTGGCAATACCTCTTTGTACAGCTTCAGTTATTGCTGATAACTGTGGAACTATGAATCAGGATATCTTGTTTCAGAGATATTGGGGTTTGAGAAAGAATGCATCTGCAAATCGATTATCATGGAAGTCAAAGAATCAAAATGTTAACCAGAAAGAATGTTTGGAAGATGTGAACCTCAGTCCTGGCCATGAGAAATTCCCTTCTCTTTCCTCTTATTTCAATAGTAATCACACTGAAGAGAATTCTACAGGCCATACATCAGAGAAGAGACGTTATGGGAGCAATTTGTCTGATAAGGTAACTATGCCTCCTCAATTGTCAAGTTCTAGTCCTTCTTCCGCCTTGATAGACTGTCAGATCTTGCAAGAGAGATGCTCAGCAAATGATGAAGTGAGGAACAAAACATATGAAGACAGCAGTATGTCTAAGCAACATGTTGTGTCTCCTGATTCATCAGTTGAATTCTTGGCATCTGATGCAACAAATGAGGTTGTTGGCAGGTCACATAATAATCCAACCAAGCGTCAATATAAGTCAGCAGCCTTCATTTTGTCACAAGAAATTGATTCTCTGAGTCACACATATGCTTCAAAGAaacag tTACAGGATACATCAGACTTTCAAGAAGATTCCGTTCATTCACTTTGCTCTGAGGCTGACCCAGATTCCATAGGTAGCTTTGAGGAGGCATACGAACCTAGTCCAATTTCAGTTTTGGATCCCTTATTTGGTGAAGACAGCTCTAAATGTGGCAATCATGTATATG ATTCCTCTGAAGTGGATGATGAAGAATATGGTTTGAATGTTTCAAGTGATGAAGATTGTGAGAATGAATCTGTAGGTGACTccgaagaaaagaaagatgtaGCAGGATTATTTAGAGCTGAAGAAAGTAGGGATTTCTCGTATATTGTTGAGGTCTTAACCGAGGCAGGTATAAGTAATAGGAGCTTGTTTACAGACTTTTCAACATGGCACTCTGCAGAATGTCCTATTAGCCCTTCTGTCTTCAAAATCCTGGAAAAAAAATTTGGCGAGCAGCAACTTTGGAAGAGATCTGAAAGGAAACTTCTCTTTGATTGCATTAACCTAGGGCTGCTGGAGATTCTGCAGCCATATTTGTACATCCCAGTGTGGGAAAAGCCCATGTCAAGAAGGTTGAATACTGAACCAAGCCAGGACATGATTGAGGAGGAGATGTGGGGGTTGCTTGTTGCACAGGAAAAGAAAGCTAGTAAAGGGTTAGCAGACAGTATGCTCGAAGGGGAGATTAGGTGGATAGAACTAGTTGAAGATGTTGAAGATATTGTTAGAGAGATAGTGAAGTTGTTAATAGAGGAGCTCACAAACGAGATAGTTAGCTTGGagaatttttga